A single genomic interval of Koleobacter methoxysyntrophicus harbors:
- a CDS encoding tripartite tricarboxylate transporter substrate binding protein, with the protein MFTNKRLQRGIIIVALLGILSFALAGCGGKEEPKKEEIKYPTKPISAICPWSAGGSSDVAFRGYLNYLKKELGQEINVTNITGGNGSIGWSAAAKADPDGYNMALLTFDILTVEAQKLAPVTYRDFDIINMFTNHPSVLIVHGDSPWKTLDEFLEAAKKAKQEGKQLQVGVAGENGLWHQAGVVMEEATGTEGAYKYIPFKGSSDQLAAMLGKHLDAMITSTTASKSHLEAGTLRMLAVMGNERLEDFPDVPTFKDLGYNVVYESWRVLAVPKGTPEPILQILREAGKKAFENPEFQKWAKESDIGALYRDHEQTVKFMEEQYPVVEGIMKKFGLLK; encoded by the coding sequence ATGTTTACAAACAAAAGATTACAAAGAGGGATTATAATTGTTGCTTTGCTTGGTATTTTATCCTTTGCCTTAGCCGGGTGCGGCGGGAAAGAAGAGCCGAAAAAAGAAGAGATAAAATACCCGACCAAACCCATAAGTGCCATTTGCCCCTGGTCAGCAGGCGGCAGTTCTGATGTGGCCTTTAGAGGATACCTGAATTACCTCAAAAAAGAACTGGGTCAGGAGATAAATGTTACAAATATCACCGGAGGTAACGGGTCCATCGGATGGTCTGCAGCTGCCAAGGCCGATCCCGATGGATACAACATGGCTCTTTTAACCTTCGATATCCTGACTGTCGAAGCCCAAAAACTGGCTCCGGTCACCTACAGAGACTTTGACATAATAAATATGTTTACCAACCACCCGAGCGTATTAATAGTTCACGGGGACTCCCCATGGAAGACATTGGATGAGTTTCTGGAAGCAGCTAAAAAGGCAAAACAGGAAGGTAAACAGCTTCAGGTTGGAGTTGCAGGAGAAAACGGCCTGTGGCATCAGGCAGGGGTAGTCATGGAAGAAGCAACGGGAACAGAAGGGGCATACAAATATATACCGTTTAAAGGTTCTTCGGATCAGCTGGCAGCCATGCTGGGCAAACACCTGGATGCCATGATAACATCAACAACGGCATCGAAGAGCCATTTGGAGGCAGGCACACTGAGGATGCTGGCGGTAATGGGTAATGAGAGGCTTGAGGATTTCCCCGATGTTCCTACATTTAAGGACCTCGGCTATAATGTGGTTTATGAAAGCTGGAGGGTACTGGCGGTACCGAAAGGCACTCCCGAACCCATCCTCCAGATTCTGAGAGAGGCAGGTAAAAAAGCCTTCGAAAATCCCGAATTCCAGAAGTGGGCTAAGGAGAGCGATATAGGGGCTTTATACCGTGACCATGAACAGACGGTAAAATTCATGGAAGAGCAGTACCCGGTTGTTGAAGGCATTATGAAGAAGTTCGGTTTATTAAAATAG
- a CDS encoding thiamine pyrophosphate-binding protein has translation MKTTADVVAEALKKEGIDYVFGFPGGEVTTLMDAFRRAGIKFILTKHETTASFMADAYGEITGKPGVCLATVGPGATNMLTGVANAYLDRAPVIAITGQLPTDIYETAVHQQLDLKSIYGPVTKWCATINSENAGSVINKAIHMAKAERPGPVYIEFPSNVAGQEVKGEVCSAESVKYNLPGIFGSAYQGLNEVVEAILNSKSPVILAGLDAVRSPGADRSLVRLAEKLHIPVVVPPKAKGIIPEDHPLFVGVIEMLGDKVVRDFVHKADLTINIGYDVTELDKPWGMSVKTIHISSVPNTEQFYPAEIEIIGDIKTILDILIEELPEGTKWDQKQVDETKKELYRLITPHVEGLAPYRVVEIIREIAPRETIATADVGAHKFLTGQMWKTYSPKTFFMSNGLSSMGYSFPAAMAAKLLNPDRPVIAFVGDGGLGMYLGEIETAVRCSIPVILVVLCDKALSLIKMNQERKGIPAFGTEFTNPDFVKVAEAFGAKGYKVETEKQVRDAIEKALKSDVITLIEAVVNPQAYRI, from the coding sequence TTGAAGACAACGGCAGATGTTGTAGCAGAAGCCCTTAAAAAGGAAGGTATTGATTATGTATTCGGGTTTCCCGGCGGGGAAGTAACCACACTAATGGATGCCTTTCGCAGAGCAGGGATCAAATTTATCCTTACCAAACATGAAACAACGGCATCCTTTATGGCAGATGCCTATGGAGAGATTACCGGAAAGCCCGGGGTATGTCTTGCAACAGTTGGGCCGGGGGCCACGAATATGCTTACAGGGGTTGCCAATGCGTACCTTGATAGGGCTCCTGTAATAGCCATAACAGGTCAGCTGCCTACTGATATCTATGAAACGGCAGTACACCAGCAGCTGGATCTTAAAAGCATATACGGACCTGTTACCAAGTGGTGTGCAACCATAAACAGTGAAAATGCCGGTTCTGTTATAAATAAGGCCATTCATATGGCGAAAGCTGAAAGACCGGGGCCGGTTTATATCGAGTTTCCCAGCAATGTGGCGGGCCAGGAAGTAAAAGGGGAAGTCTGTTCAGCAGAGAGCGTGAAGTATAATCTGCCCGGGATATTCGGCAGTGCATATCAGGGATTAAATGAAGTCGTAGAGGCTATTCTTAATTCGAAATCTCCCGTTATACTTGCAGGCCTGGATGCCGTCAGGAGCCCCGGGGCTGACAGGTCATTGGTCAGACTGGCAGAAAAACTGCATATTCCCGTGGTAGTGCCTCCTAAAGCTAAAGGGATTATTCCGGAAGATCATCCCCTTTTTGTCGGGGTCATAGAGATGCTCGGGGATAAAGTGGTAAGAGATTTTGTCCATAAAGCGGACCTTACTATTAATATAGGCTATGATGTAACTGAATTGGACAAACCCTGGGGCATGTCGGTTAAAACAATTCACATTTCCAGTGTGCCAAACACCGAACAGTTCTACCCAGCTGAAATTGAAATAATAGGAGACATAAAGACTATATTGGATATCCTGATAGAGGAACTGCCCGAAGGAACAAAATGGGACCAAAAACAGGTTGATGAAACTAAAAAGGAGCTCTACAGGCTGATTACACCGCATGTTGAAGGGCTGGCTCCATACAGGGTGGTTGAGATTATAAGGGAAATAGCCCCCAGAGAAACCATAGCTACTGCCGATGTAGGAGCCCACAAGTTCCTGACGGGTCAGATGTGGAAGACCTATTCGCCCAAGACCTTCTTTATGTCTAACGGGTTATCTTCGATGGGTTACAGTTTCCCGGCTGCAATGGCTGCAAAGCTTTTAAATCCCGACAGGCCGGTAATAGCCTTTGTGGGAGACGGCGGGCTGGGAATGTATTTAGGAGAGATAGAGACGGCCGTAAGATGCAGCATACCCGTTATATTGGTAGTGCTGTGCGATAAGGCTCTGAGCCTGATAAAGATGAATCAGGAAAGGAAAGGGATCCCTGCATTCGGCACCGAATTTACCAATCCTGACTTTGTAAAGGTTGCGGAAGCCTTCGGTGCAAAAGGCTATAAGGTAGAGACGGAAAAACAGGTAAGGGATGCCATAGAAAAAGCACTAAAATCCGATGTTATAACATTAATCGAAGCTGTGGTAAATCCCCAGGCTTATAGGATATAG
- a CDS encoding MazG-like family protein, whose protein sequence is MGTFKVISLPKLNNLTPTIESTALKLMEEAGELAQAIGKFRGLNGEEVKMEEWEIIDRISTELLDVAQVAVSMMFVLEETYNIDVNEKIRKHIEKLKAKGYIKNGEPSS, encoded by the coding sequence ATGGGGACTTTTAAGGTAATAAGCCTGCCCAAACTCAATAACCTTACACCTACTATCGAATCTACTGCATTAAAGCTTATGGAAGAAGCCGGAGAACTGGCACAGGCTATAGGAAAATTTCGGGGTTTAAACGGAGAGGAAGTTAAAATGGAAGAATGGGAAATAATAGACAGGATCTCCACGGAGCTCCTCGATGTGGCCCAGGTAGCCGTTTCTATGATGTTTGTATTAGAGGAAACCTATAATATAGATGTTAATGAAAAGATAAGAAAACATATTGAAAAACTAAAAGCCAAGGGATATATTAAGAACGGCGAACCCTCCTCATAA